The sequence GCAAGTCACCCTGCTGGGAAAACTATTACAATGAAAGCAAAATCACGCACTCTGGACCGCATCGACCTCAAGATTCTGCGTTGCCTGCAAGAGAATGCTCGCATCTCCTATGTCGACCTCGCCTCGGAAGTCGGCCTTTCCACCACGCCGTGCCTGGAGCGTGTCAAACGCCTCGAGCGTGCCGGCGTCATCCGCGGTTACAAGGCGGTGCTCGACCCCAAGGCGCTCAAGGCCAACCTGCTGGTCTTCGTCGAGATCAGTCTCGAGACACAGTCGCCGTCGGTGTTCGATGAATTCCGCCGCGCCGTCTCCAAGCTGCCGCAGATCCAGGAGTGTCATCTGGTCTCCGGTCAGTTCGACTACATCCTCAAGTGCCGGATTCCGGAAATGTCCGCCTATCGTCAGCTGCTCGGCGATGTGGTGCTGACGCTGCCCGGCGTCAAGGAATCCAAGAGTTATGTGGTGATGGAGGAGGTCAAGGAGCAGTTCTCGCTGCATGTGCCCGATATCGAGGAGCTGGACGCCAAGTAATGGCAAGTCACGTTGTTGCCAGACAGGGCTCGTGGCTTCTCACTTCATTTACCGACAGGCGGCTTTTCTCCCATGCAAGATTCGCAATTGCTGCGCTACTCGCGCCAGATCCTGCTCCCTCAGGTCGACATCGCCGGGCAGCAGCGCCTGTTGGCGGCGCGGGTGCTGGTGATCGGGGCGGGTGGTCTGGGCTGCCCGGCAGCGCTCTATCTGGCAGCTGCGGGCATCGGCACTTTGGTGGTGGCCGATGATGACCACGTCGAGCTGTCCAATCTGCAGCGTCAGATCGCCCATGGTGACGCCGACATCGATCAGCCCAAGGCGCAATCACTCGCCGCCTCGCTGTTGGCGATCAATCCCGATACCGAGGTGATCGCATTGTCAGAGCGCCTGCAGGAGGAAGCGCTGGCCGAGCAGGTGGCCGCCGCAGACGTGGTGCTCGATTGCACCGATCGCTTCAGCTCGCGCTTCCCGATCAACGCCGCCTGCGTGGCAGCGGGCACCCCGCTGGTGTCCGGCGCCGCGATACGCTTCTCCGGCCAGCTGGCGGTGTTTGATCGCCGTGAGCCACAGGCGCCGTGTTACGGCTGCCTGTATCCGCCGGATGAGCTGGGCGATGAAGAGTTGACCTGCGCTGAAAGTGGTGTCATCGCGCCGCTGGTCGGCATCATCGGCGCCTTCCAGGCGCTGGAAGCGCTCAAGCTGATCAGCGGTGCTGGCAGCGTGCATCGCGGCCTGGCCACCTTCGATGGCCTGAGCGGTGAATGGCGGCGCATGGGCCTCAAGCGCGACCCCGGCTGTCAGGTGTGTGGCGGTTCGTGAGCCTGCATGGGCGGCTGTTGATTGTCGTTCGATAGAGCATGAAAAAGCCCCCAGCGTCGTGATGACGGTGGGGGCTTTTTTCATTCAGCGGCTGATGGACAGGCTCAGCTGAGGCTATCCAGCTTGTCTTTCAGCACCTTGTTGACCTGTTGCGGATTGGCGGTGCCGCGCGAGGCCTTCATCACCTGACCGACGAAGAAGCCGATCATCTTGCCACGCTTGTCCGGCTCGGCTTCCTGATACTGTGTCACCTGGGCCGGGTTGTCGGCGATCACCTGATCGACCACGGCTTCGATGGCACCGGTGTCGGTGACCTGCTTGAGGCCGCGTGACTCGATGATCTCGTCGGCGTTTTCGCCTTCGCCATCCCACAGCGCGGCGAATACCTGCTTGGCGGCCTTGCCGTTGATGGTCTCGTCGACGATGCGCTTGATCAGGCCACCCAGCTGAGCCGCGGAGACCGGGCTGACGGCGATGTCGAGGTTTTCCTTGTTGAGACGACCGGTCAGCTCACCTTGCACCCAGTTGGCGGCCTGCTTGGCGTCGCCGCAGACATCCTTCACTTCCTCGAAGAAGTCGGCCATTTCGCGGCTGGCGGACAGCACGCCGGCGTCATAGGCGGACAGGCCCAGTTCGCTTTCGAAACGCGCGCGTTTCTCGGCCGGCAGTTCCGGCAGGGTCTGGCGCAGGTGTTCGATGTAGGCCTCGTCCACTTCCACCGGCAGCAGATCCGGGCACGGGAAGTAGCGGTAATCGTTGGCTTCTTCCTTGGTACGCATGCTGCGCGTCTCGTCGGCGTCCGGATCATACAGGCGGGTTTCCTGCACGACCTTGCCGCCGTCCTCGATCAGCTCGATCTGACGCTCCACCTCGAAGTGGATGGCGCGCTCGATGAAGCGGAAGGAGTTGACGTTCTTGATCTCCGCGCGGGTGCCGAAGGCTTCCTGCCCCTTGGGGCGCACCGAGACGTTGACGTCGCAACGCAGCGAGCCTTCGGCCATGTTGCCGTCAGAGATGCCGAGATACGTCACGATGGCGTGGATCGCTTTCACGTAGGCCACCGCTTCCTTGGCGGAACGCATGTCCGGCTCGGAGACGATTTCCAGCAGTGGTGTGCCGGCACGGTTGAGGTCGATGCCGGTCATGCCCTGGAAGTCTTCGTGCAGCGACTTGCCGGCGTCTTCCTCGAGGTGGGCATGGTGGATGCGGATCGACTTGCGCGTGCCATCTTCCAGAAGGATCTCGAGCTCACCCGGACCGACGATGGGCTGATCCATCTGGCTGGTCTGGTAGCCCTTGGGCAGATCCGGATAGAAGTAGTTCTTGCGTTCGAACACCGAACGGCCGGCCACGGCGGCATTGACGGCGAGGCCGAAGCGCACGGCCATGGCCACGGCCTGCTCGTTGAGCACCGGCAGGGTGCCCGGCAGGCCGAGGTCCACGGCGCTGGCCTGGGTGTTGGGCTCGGCACCGTAGGTGGTGGAAGAGCCGGAGAAGATCTTTGACTGGGTGGCGAGCTGAGCGTGAACCTCAAGCCCGATTACGACTTCCCATTGCATCAGGCTTGCTCCTGTCCGAATTCCGGGCGCTGGCGGTGCCAGTCGGTGATTTGCTGGAACTGGTGCGCGACGCCCAGCAGGGTCTGCTCACCGAAGTGCGGGCCGAGGATCTGCAGACCCACCGGACGCTTGCCTGCCAGGCCGGCCGGCACGCTGATGCCCGGAATGCCCGCCAGGTTGATGGCGATGGTGTAGAGATCCTGCAGGTACATGGACAGCGGGTCCTTGTGCGCGCCGAGATCGAACGCCGGGGTCGGTGCCGCCGGGCCCATCAGCACATCGACCTGATCGAAGGCATCGAGGAAGTCCTGGCGGATCAGGCGACGCACCTTCTGGGCCTTGATGTAGTAGGCATCGAAGAAGCCTTCTGAAAGGGTGTGCGTGCCGATGATGATGCGGCGCTTCACCTCGTCGCCGAAGCCTTCCTCGCGGGTGCGCTTGTAGAGGTCTTCCAGGTCTTGCGGGTCATTGCAGCGATGGCCGAAGCGCACGCCGTCATAACGCGACAGGTTGGAGGAGGCTTCGGCCGGCGCGATCACGTAGTAGGTCGGGATGGCCAGGTGGGTATGCGGCAGCGAGATTTCCTGCACGCTGGCACCGGCATCCTCGAAGACCTTGATCGCGGCACGCACGGAGGCTTCGACTTCCTCGGACAGGCCTTCGCCGAAGTATTCCTTCGGCAGGCCGATCTTCAGGCCCTTGAGGTTGTAGTCCAGTCCTTCGACGTAATCCGGCACGCCACGCACCACGCTGGTGGAGTCGCGCGGGTCGGCGCCGGCGATCACGTTCATCAGGCGCGCGCAGTCTTCGGCGGAGCGAGCCATCGGGCCGCCCTGATCGAGGCTGGAGGCGTAGGCGATCATGCCGTAACGCGAGACGCGGCCGTAGGTCGGCTTGAGGCCGGTGATGCCACAGAAGGCGGCCGGCTGGCGGATGGAACCGCCGGTGTCGGTGCCCAGCGCGGCCGGTGCGAGGCCTGCGGCGACGGCGGCGGCACTGCCGCCGGAGCTGCCACCCGGTACGGCGGACAGATCCCACGGGTTCCTGACGGCACCGTAGTGGCTGTTCTCGTTCGAGGAGCCCATCGCGAACTCATCGAGGTTGGTCTTGCCGAGAATCACCACGCCCTCGGCCTTGAGCTTCTCGATCACGGCGGCGTCGTAGGGCGAGACGAAGTTGTCGAGCATCTTCGAGCCGCAGCTGGTGCGCACACCTTCGGTGCAGAAGATGTCCTTGATGGCCATCGGGACGCCGGTCAGCGCGGCGGCATTGCCGGCGGCACGGCGTGCATCGGCGGCATCCGCATCACGCAGCGCTTCTTCGCGGCACAGGGTGATGTAGCTGTTGAGCTCGCCATCGAGGCGTTCGATGCGGGCCAGGAAGGCTTCCGTCAGCTCGCGACTGGTGTATTCGCCGGCCTCCAGGCCTTGCGCCAGCTCACTGAGCGTCTTGTCATGTAGTGCAATGGACGATGACATGTTCGATTCCATCAGTGCAGACGATGCGCTGGGCATCGTCCGCAGAAATTCCGGGGCGGACGGGGCGTGCCGCGTGACGTGGTATCCGATGGCAGCCGATCACGATGTGTGAGCGATCTGCCAGCGAGATCACTCGACGACGCGCGGAACCAGATACAGACCCTGCTCTGTGGCCGGGGCTACCTGCTGAAAACGCTCGCGCTGATTCGATTCGGTGACTTCGTCCGCGCGCAGGCGTTGCGTGGCTTCCAGCGGGTGTGCCAGCGGTGCGACGCCGTCGGTATCGACCTGTTGCAGCTGGTCGACCATGGCGAGAATCCGGTCGAGATCCTCGACGTAGGCTTCGGCATCCTGCGAGGCAAGACCCAGGCGTGCGAGGTGAGCGGCACGCAGCACATCTGAATGTTCAAGGGCCATTGAAGTTTCCCTGTCTTGGCTTCGAGAGGCTTGAGGTGACGGCAGGAGTCGGAGACGACCACGCGGAATCGGACTGGCGCCACGAGCGCGAAAGGCCGAATTCGAAAATCGTGGTGTCCCGGCAAACCCGATGCCCGTTACCCTGTAGAACAGCGCGCTTTGCAGCGATGGAGCAATCTGTCGCCGAATGCGCCGTCACAGTGTGATTCGGCGTGAAATGTACCACATCTGCGTCGCTCTGGCAGGCGTGTCAGCTTGCCGCCATGGGGTGGCAATGGTACCGTTCGCGTCTGCACAGGGTTCCGGTCTGGACTAGGTGATCAACTTCCATGTTTAAACGTTTACGTGGGCTGTTCTCGAGCGATCTGTCGATCGATCTGGGTACTGCCAACACGCTTATTTATGTGCGCGGTCGCGGTATCGTGCTCGACGAGCCCTCAGTCGTGGCCATTCGCCAGTCCGGGAATGCCCGCAGTGTGGCGGCCGTCGGTGCCGATGCCAAGCGCATGCTGGGGCGCACCCCCGGCAATATCACGGCCATCCGTCCGATGAAGGACGGCGTCATCGCCGACTTCACCGTTACCGAACAGATGCTCCAGCATTTCATCCGCAAGGTGCATCAGAGCACCTTCCTGACACCCAGCCCTCGTGTGCTGGTGTGCGTGCCGTGCATGTCGACCCAGGTCGAGCGTCGCGCCATCAAGGAATCGGCCGAAGGGGCCGGCGCGCGTGAGGTCTACCTGATCGAGGAGCCGATGGCTGCCGCGATCGGTGCGGGTCTGCCGGTGGAAGAGGCGATGGGCTCCATGGTGGTCGATATCGGTGGTGGTACCACTGAAATCGCCATCATCTCGCTCAACGGCGTGGTCTATTCCGAATCCGTGCGTATCGGCGGTGACCGCTTCGACGAAGCCATCACCTCCTATGTGCGTCGCCATTACGGCAGCTTGATCGGTGAGGCGACGGCCGAGCGCATCAAGGAAGAGATCGGTTGTGCCTACCCGGGTGGCGAGCTGCGCGAGATCGACGTGCGCGGCCGCAATCTGGCCGAGGGTATTCCGCGTTCCTTCACGCTCAACTCCCACGAGATTCTCGATGCGCTGCAGGAACCGCTGGCGGCCATCGTCTCGGTGGTCAAGAGCGCGCTTGAGCAGTCTCCGCCGGAACTGGCCTCCGACATCGCCGAGCGCGGCCTGGTACTGACCGGTGGTGGGGCGCTGCTGCGTGACATCGACAAGCTGATCGCGGAAGAGACGGGGCTGCCGGTGATCATCGCCGAAGACCCGCTGACCTGCGTGGCGCGTGGCGGTGGCAAGGCGCTGGAAATGATCGATCAGCACACCTTCGAGCTGCTGTCGAGCGATTGACCTCGTCCGGGGCCGGGCATGCTGTGTGCTGTACGGCTGGTCCCGGCCTGTCGGAGGAAGTGCTATCAAACCCCTGTTCACGCGTGGCCCCGTGCCCGGCTATCGCATGCTGTTGTGCGCGGTGCTGTCACTCACGCTGATGTTTGCCGAAGATCGCTTCAGCTGGATGGTCGATGTGCGCGCCAGCATGGCGACGCTGGTGTCGCCCGTGCAGTGGGTCGTCAGCTTGCCGACGGAAGGCATCAGCTGGGGCGCCCTGGTGTTTGCCGATCAGCAGGAGTTGGCCGACGAGAATCGCGCGCTGCGCGAACAGCTGCTCAACCTGTCCAGCCGTGTGCAACGCATGGCGAGCCTGACTTCCGAGAATACGCGTCTGCGCGAATTGCTCAATGCCGGACAGCGCAGCGATATCCCCTATATCACCTCCCAGTTGTTGACCCTCGATGCTGACCCGTTCTCCCACCGCATGGTGGTGGACCGCGGTGAGCAGGACGGCGTGCGCATCGGCCTGCCGGTACTCGATGCCTATGGTCTCGTCGGGCAGGTCATCTCCACCTCGGCCTACAACAGTCGCGTGCTGATGATCAGTGATGCCAGCCATGCGGTGCCGGTGGAGATCAATCGCAATGGCCTGCGCTTCATCGCCCAGGGCAGTGGCAAGATCGACCAGGTCGATGTGCTGCATGTGCCGGATACCGCCGACATTCGTGTCGGGGATCTGCTGGTGACTTCCGGACTGGCGCTGCGCTTTCCGCGCGGCTTGCCGGTGGCACGTGTCACCGAGGTCTACCATGATCCCGGCAAGCCGTTCGCCCGCGTGAGTGCCGAGCCCATCGCGCAGCTGGAGCGTTCGCGCAACTTCCTGATCCAGATGCCGCCGCCGGTGGACACCGACAACCTGTATGTCGATGACAGCCTCGATGAGTTGCCGCGCGACAACCTGGCGGCGCCCAGACCCGAGGGTGACGACGCCGCACAAGGCTCCGCCGAGGATGCGGCAGACGCACAGGCACCCACCGATGCTGCCGGGGAGAACAACTGATGGCCTTTCGTCCCCAGACCACCTTGCTGTGCTGGTTCTCGCTGCTGCTGGCGCTGTGTCTGCAGGTCATGCCATTGCCGGATGTATGGCTGATCTGGCGGCCCCAGTGGCTGGGTCTGATGCTGGTCTACTGGTGCATCGTCTCGCCGCAGAGTGTCGGAGTCTTCCACGGCTTCCTGTTCGGGCTGGCGCTGGATGTCCTGCAGGGCGCACCGCTGGGGCACAACGCCCTGGTACTGTCGCTGACGGCCTTCATGGGTGTGCTGCTCTATCAGCGTATTCGCGCCTACTCGCTGTTGCAGCAGGCGTTGCTGGTGATCGTGGTGCTGGGCATCGCGCAGTTGCTGGATCAATGGCTGCGCAGCCTGTTCGGTGCCGGCCCCGTCAGCCTGTCGTTCCTGCTCTCGGCGGTCATCGGCGGCGCGCTGTGGCCGTGGCTCTATACCCTGCTGCAGATGCTGCGTCGGCGGGTCGCGGCCTGAGTGCCACTGGCACGTCGATAGCGTTTCTTGTGAGCTTCCAAAAGCCGCCTACGGGCGGCTTTCTGGTACTTGTCAGCCATCAACGCCTGTCAGTCATGTTTCTCCGCGAGGTCTTCCATGTCATCCCGTTCAAGTTCATCCGCTTCCAGGCCATCCACACCTGATACCGACAGCCCCACTTCCTCACTCTTTGCAAACTCTGACGCCGCGGGGCAGCGCAACGTGATGTTTCAGGGCATTGCTCAACAGGGCATTGCTCAACAGGGTTCTGATCAACAGGACGCTGCTCATCCGGGATTGATTCTGGCCTCGGGGTCGCCGCGTCGTCGTGACCTGCTGGCCAGTATCGGCATCCAATGTGAGGTGGCGCCGGTGGATATCGATGAGACGCCGCAGGCCAATGAGTCGCCGGAGCATTACGTGCTGCGTCTGGCGCGAGAGAAGTCGCAGGCCGGTTTCGCGGCCCTGGCGCAGCGGACGGCAGGCCAGACGGCGGGGTGGCGAGTACTCGGCGCGGATACCGCGCTGGCACTGGATGGACGCACTCTCGGCAAGCCGCGCGACGAGTTGGACGCGCGCGAGATGCTGCTCAGCCTCTCGGGGCGCAGTCATCAGGTGCTCAGTGGTGTGGCGCTGTGTCATGGCGACGCCGGGCGCGACATCCGCTGCGCGAGCGAGCTGGTCGAGAGCCGCGTGACCTTCCGCACCATCACCCCAGAGGAGGCCGCGCGCTACTGGGCGACCGGTGAGCCCGCTGACAAGGCAGGTGGTTACGCCATCCAGGGGCTCGGCGCCGTCTTCGTCAGTCATCTTGAGGGCAGTTACAGCGCCGTGGTCGGGCTGCCGCTGCATGAGACTGCACAGCTCTTGAGCAAGGCGGGCGTTCAGCCGTGGCAACCGCTCTGACGGGCGATGTTCCACGCTGCATCCGTCGGGCGTCGAGTCAGCGCACCAGCGTTATCACGAAGAACCATGGCTTGCATGCGTGGCACAAAATACCCGTTGCAGGAAATCCTTAGTCGATAGATCACAGCCGGGGGCTCCCTAGCTATGTCATAATCGCAAGCAACGACTTTACAAGGACTTGCGCTATGAGCGGCGAGGTATTGATCAATCTGACACCGATGGAGACCCGCGTGGCGGTAGTCGAGAACGGTGTCCTGCAGGAAGCCTTCATCGAACGCAGCGGGCGACGCGGCATCGTCGGCAACATCTACCGTGGCAAGGTGGTGAGAGTATTGCCCGGCATGCAGGCGGCCTTCATCGATATCGGTCTCGAACGGGCGGCCTTCATCCATGCCCAGGAAGTCATGCCGGCGCATACGCCGCATGATGAGCAGCTTTCGATCCGCGAGCTGCTCAGCGAAGGCCAGCCACTGGTGGTGCAGGTCACCAAGGACCCCATCGGCACCAAGGGCGCCCGGCTGACCACGCATCTGTCGGTGCCGTCACGCTATCTGGTCTACATGCCGGACTCGCCGCATACCGGCGTGTCGCAGCGCATCGAGAGCGATGTCGAGCGTGACCGCCTCAAGGAGATGACCGAGCAGTGCCTGACGGAGCTTGATCCGGAGGCGCCCGGCGGCTTCATCCTGCGCACCGCCGCCGAGGGCATCAGCGAGGCGGAACTCAAACAGGACATGCATTTCCTGCTGCGCCTGTGGCGCAAGGTCAGTGAACGTCGCCTCACCGCTGCCGTGCCCAGCGTCATCTACGATGATCTGCCACTGTTCATGCGCACGCTGCGCGATGTGATGCGCGACGAGATCGAGCGCGTGCGCATCGATTCCCGCGAGAACTATCTGCGTCTCAAGGAATTCTCCAGCGAATTCATGCCGGACATGGAAGGGCGCATCGAGTATTACCCTGGCGAGCGACCGATCTTCGATCTGTTCAGTGTCGAGGATGAGCTGCACAAGGCGATGGGTCGCAAGGTGCAGCTCAAGAGTGGTGGCTATCTGGTGATCGACCAGACCGAGGCGATGACCACCATCGACGTCAACACCGGTGGTTTCGTCGGCCACCGCAACCTCGAAGAGACCATCTTCAAGACCAATCTCGAGGCGGCGACCGCCATCGCGCGCCAGCTGCGGCTGCGCAATCTCGGCGGCATCATCATCATTGACTTCATCGACATGGAAGAGGCCGAGCATCAGCGCCAGGTGCTGCGGGTGCTCGAGAAGTCGCTGGAGCGTGACCACGCCAAGAACAAGATGACCGGTGTGACCGAGCTGGGCCTGGTGCAGCTGACGCGCAAGCGCACGCGCGAGAGTCTGGAGCAGGTGCTGTGCGAGGCCTGCCCGACCTGTCAGGGGCGCGGCACCCTCAAGACGCCGGAGACGGTCTGCTACGAGATCTTCCGCGAGATCATGCGCGAAGAGCGCGCCTACAGCCCGGATACCTACATGGTGCTGGCCTCACAGAACGTGGTCGATCGCCTGCTGGACGAGGAATCCGCGGCCGTGGCGGACCTCGAGAGCTTCATCGGCAAGACCATCCGTTTCCAGGTCGAGGCGCATTACACCCAGGAGCAGTACGATATTGTGCTCATGTGATCTGTCAGCCACCGAGCCTGCGATGAAGCCGGGAGTCGCGTTATCCACATCGTGAGTCTGTCCTGTTCGGAGAACCATCAGTGACCCGTTCTACCTCACCAGAGGCGGCACGTTCCACCTCGCAAGAGGCGGTGCAGGAGGGCGTCGACGACACCCCGTCTTCGCCAGCTGCGGTGCCAGCGCCACCCTCGCGTGGGCGGCGCTGGGCGCGCGGGCTGCTGATGGCGCTCGCGGTACTGCTGGCGTTGCTGGCCATCCTGATCGGGGGCCTGCGCTGGTGGTTGACCACGCTGGATTCGCGCAGTGAGTCCATCAGTGACTTCATCGCCACCCAGACCCACTCCAATGTGGGGATGTCATCGCTTGAGGGCCGAATGGATCACCTTGATCCGGCCATCGAGCTGTCCGGTCTGAACCTCTTTCGTCCCGACGAGATGCAGGCGGCGCCGCTGTTGAGCGTGTCCCATCTGGAAACCCGTCTCGATGTGCTCTCCTCCCTGCGCCATCTGGCGCCTGTCTTTGATCGCGCCACTGCCACCGGCGTCATCGTGCACCTGTACCAGCGTGAAGATGGCAGCTGGGGCTGGCCGGGGCCGCCGCGTCCTCCCGAAGCGCTCGAACCCGAAGGGCAGGTGAGCCTTGCGCAGACGGAGCAGGGGCTGGCGCTGCTGGCGCGTCAACGAGTGCGGCTCGAGGATGTGCGTCTGGTGCTGCATGGTCGCAACGATACCCTCAACCTGAATGCCGCCGAACTGTTGCTGTCGGGAGAAGGCGATCGCGCGCATCTGGAAGGCCAGTTGCGGGTCGGGGAATCGCCTCAGGCCGGAGTCAGCGCCGTACTGGAAGTGCTGCCGGGAGATGACGGCCTCGCCGACTACTCGGCCCAGCTGCAGGTGGAGCTGGACGCCGGTGCGCTGGCGAGTGTCGGTCGCCTGATGAGCGAGCGCGACAGCCTGATGCTGCGCGACGCCGATGGCAACGCGACGCTGTGGGCGCGCTGGCGTGACGCACGACTGGAAGATGCTCGCCTGCGTCTCGATCTCAATCGCCTGACGCTGGATCACCATGGCGCCCAGCTGGCGCTCAAGGACATTCATGCGCGTGGCCAGTGGCTGCGCGACCTGGCGGGCAGTGATCGCTGGCAGGCTTGGCTCAATCAGATCTCGGTCGGCGCCACGCAACTCGATGACGCCCCGGCGGCCGGCGCTCCGGTGGCCGGCACTCCGGCGGCCGGCGCCCCGGTGGCAGGCAGTGACGGCCAGACGCCGCAAACGGCGTCATCGCCAGAAGCCTCCACGGCGCTTGCCAGCCTGCCCGAGCGTATATCGCTGTCGGGGGATCTCGCCGATGGCAGCGTGTCGCTGGTCACCAGCAGTTTCGATCTGGAAAAGGTGGCGCGCTGGCGCAATGTGCTGGCGCTCGGCGAACTTGGGGATGTGCTCGAGTCTCTCGATCCGCGAGGCACGGCCAACGGCCTCTCCCTGTCGCTGGCCGGGATCGGGCTCGATGCCCCGCTGACCATGACGCTGGCGCTGGGGCTCACCGGCGCCGAGGTGGAACCCTGGCAGGGCGCCCCGGGACTCGGCCCCCTGGCGGCCTGGGTCACCGCGCACAGTCTTGAGGAGGGCGGCATCGCGAGCCGGATCGCGTTTCGTGGTGACCCGGGGATGCGCTTCCACTTTCCCGAAGTCTTCGGCGACGGCTGGCAGCTCGAGGCCGCCGACGGAGTGGTCGAGGTCAAGGTCGATGACAGTGGCAGCAGCGTCACGGGGCATGACCTGCATATCCAGCGCGACGGCGCCGATGTGACGGGCGGCTTCGGCCTGCAGATTCCCGCTCAGGACCATGATCGCTTCCAGCTGGATCTCGAGATGCGCGATGTGAACGCCCGCAGTATACCGCTGGCCTCCTGGTTGCCGATGAAGGTGCTGGACCCGGCGCTGAGTGAGTGGTTGACGCGCGATGTCGCGGGGCAGGTCCCCGAGGGCAGCCTGCATCTCACCCAGGTGTGGGATGATGACA comes from bacterium Scap17 and encodes:
- a CDS encoding winged helix-turn-helix transcriptional regulator — translated: MKAKSRTLDRIDLKILRCLQENARISYVDLASEVGLSTTPCLERVKRLERAGVIRGYKAVLDPKALKANLLVFVEISLETQSPSVFDEFRRAVSKLPQIQECHLVSGQFDYILKCRIPEMSAYRQLLGDVVLTLPGVKESKSYVVMEEVKEQFSLHVPDIEELDAK
- the moeB gene encoding molybdopterin-synthase adenylyltransferase MoeB, which codes for MQDSQLLRYSRQILLPQVDIAGQQRLLAARVLVIGAGGLGCPAALYLAAAGIGTLVVADDDHVELSNLQRQIAHGDADIDQPKAQSLAASLLAINPDTEVIALSERLQEEALAEQVAAADVVLDCTDRFSSRFPINAACVAAGTPLVSGAAIRFSGQLAVFDRREPQAPCYGCLYPPDELGDEELTCAESGVIAPLVGIIGAFQALEALKLISGAGSVHRGLATFDGLSGEWRRMGLKRDPGCQVCGGS
- the gatB gene encoding Asp-tRNA(Asn)/Glu-tRNA(Gln) amidotransferase subunit GatB; protein product: MQWEVVIGLEVHAQLATQSKIFSGSSTTYGAEPNTQASAVDLGLPGTLPVLNEQAVAMAVRFGLAVNAAVAGRSVFERKNYFYPDLPKGYQTSQMDQPIVGPGELEILLEDGTRKSIRIHHAHLEEDAGKSLHEDFQGMTGIDLNRAGTPLLEIVSEPDMRSAKEAVAYVKAIHAIVTYLGISDGNMAEGSLRCDVNVSVRPKGQEAFGTRAEIKNVNSFRFIERAIHFEVERQIELIEDGGKVVQETRLYDPDADETRSMRTKEEANDYRYFPCPDLLPVEVDEAYIEHLRQTLPELPAEKRARFESELGLSAYDAGVLSASREMADFFEEVKDVCGDAKQAANWVQGELTGRLNKENLDIAVSPVSAAQLGGLIKRIVDETINGKAAKQVFAALWDGEGENADEIIESRGLKQVTDTGAIEAVVDQVIADNPAQVTQYQEAEPDKRGKMIGFFVGQVMKASRGTANPQQVNKVLKDKLDSLS
- the gatA gene encoding Asp-tRNA(Asn)/Glu-tRNA(Gln) amidotransferase subunit GatA, with the protein product MSSSIALHDKTLSELAQGLEAGEYTSRELTEAFLARIERLDGELNSYITLCREEALRDADAADARRAAGNAAALTGVPMAIKDIFCTEGVRTSCGSKMLDNFVSPYDAAVIEKLKAEGVVILGKTNLDEFAMGSSNENSHYGAVRNPWDLSAVPGGSSGGSAAAVAAGLAPAALGTDTGGSIRQPAAFCGITGLKPTYGRVSRYGMIAYASSLDQGGPMARSAEDCARLMNVIAGADPRDSTSVVRGVPDYVEGLDYNLKGLKIGLPKEYFGEGLSEEVEASVRAAIKVFEDAGASVQEISLPHTHLAIPTYYVIAPAEASSNLSRYDGVRFGHRCNDPQDLEDLYKRTREEGFGDEVKRRIIIGTHTLSEGFFDAYYIKAQKVRRLIRQDFLDAFDQVDVLMGPAAPTPAFDLGAHKDPLSMYLQDLYTIAINLAGIPGISVPAGLAGKRPVGLQILGPHFGEQTLLGVAHQFQQITDWHRQRPEFGQEQA
- the gatC gene encoding Asp-tRNA(Asn)/Glu-tRNA(Gln) amidotransferase subunit GatC, coding for MALEHSDVLRAAHLARLGLASQDAEAYVEDLDRILAMVDQLQQVDTDGVAPLAHPLEATQRLRADEVTESNQRERFQQVAPATEQGLYLVPRVVE
- a CDS encoding rod shape-determining protein; the protein is MFKRLRGLFSSDLSIDLGTANTLIYVRGRGIVLDEPSVVAIRQSGNARSVAAVGADAKRMLGRTPGNITAIRPMKDGVIADFTVTEQMLQHFIRKVHQSTFLTPSPRVLVCVPCMSTQVERRAIKESAEGAGAREVYLIEEPMAAAIGAGLPVEEAMGSMVVDIGGGTTEIAIISLNGVVYSESVRIGGDRFDEAITSYVRRHYGSLIGEATAERIKEEIGCAYPGGELREIDVRGRNLAEGIPRSFTLNSHEILDALQEPLAAIVSVVKSALEQSPPELASDIAERGLVLTGGGALLRDIDKLIAEETGLPVIIAEDPLTCVARGGGKALEMIDQHTFELLSSD
- the mreC gene encoding rod shape-determining protein MreC; protein product: MLLCAVLSLTLMFAEDRFSWMVDVRASMATLVSPVQWVVSLPTEGISWGALVFADQQELADENRALREQLLNLSSRVQRMASLTSENTRLRELLNAGQRSDIPYITSQLLTLDADPFSHRMVVDRGEQDGVRIGLPVLDAYGLVGQVISTSAYNSRVLMISDASHAVPVEINRNGLRFIAQGSGKIDQVDVLHVPDTADIRVGDLLVTSGLALRFPRGLPVARVTEVYHDPGKPFARVSAEPIAQLERSRNFLIQMPPPVDTDNLYVDDSLDELPRDNLAAPRPEGDDAAQGSAEDAADAQAPTDAAGENN
- the mreD gene encoding rod shape-determining protein MreD, producing the protein MAFRPQTTLLCWFSLLLALCLQVMPLPDVWLIWRPQWLGLMLVYWCIVSPQSVGVFHGFLFGLALDVLQGAPLGHNALVLSLTAFMGVLLYQRIRAYSLLQQALLVIVVLGIAQLLDQWLRSLFGAGPVSLSFLLSAVIGGALWPWLYTLLQMLRRRVAA
- a CDS encoding septum formation inhibitor Maf, with amino-acid sequence MFQGIAQQGIAQQGSDQQDAAHPGLILASGSPRRRDLLASIGIQCEVAPVDIDETPQANESPEHYVLRLAREKSQAGFAALAQRTAGQTAGWRVLGADTALALDGRTLGKPRDELDAREMLLSLSGRSHQVLSGVALCHGDAGRDIRCASELVESRVTFRTITPEEAARYWATGEPADKAGGYAIQGLGAVFVSHLEGSYSAVVGLPLHETAQLLSKAGVQPWQPL
- a CDS encoding ribonuclease G, with the translated sequence MSGEVLINLTPMETRVAVVENGVLQEAFIERSGRRGIVGNIYRGKVVRVLPGMQAAFIDIGLERAAFIHAQEVMPAHTPHDEQLSIRELLSEGQPLVVQVTKDPIGTKGARLTTHLSVPSRYLVYMPDSPHTGVSQRIESDVERDRLKEMTEQCLTELDPEAPGGFILRTAAEGISEAELKQDMHFLLRLWRKVSERRLTAAVPSVIYDDLPLFMRTLRDVMRDEIERVRIDSRENYLRLKEFSSEFMPDMEGRIEYYPGERPIFDLFSVEDELHKAMGRKVQLKSGGYLVIDQTEAMTTIDVNTGGFVGHRNLEETIFKTNLEAATAIARQLRLRNLGGIIIIDFIDMEEAEHQRQVLRVLEKSLERDHAKNKMTGVTELGLVQLTRKRTRESLEQVLCEACPTCQGRGTLKTPETVCYEIFREIMREERAYSPDTYMVLASQNVVDRLLDEESAAVADLESFIGKTIRFQVEAHYTQEQYDIVLM